Proteins from a genomic interval of Oceanispirochaeta crateris:
- a CDS encoding TM1266 family iron-only hydrogenase system putative regulator: MDKRFGFVGITIENKEEHALQVQKILSEYSEIILGRMGLPHLEENKIAVITLIVQSTTDELGGLTGKLGRIAGVSVKSGLTKRPQT, translated from the coding sequence ATGGATAAACGCTTTGGATTTGTGGGAATTACGATAGAAAACAAGGAAGAGCATGCCCTGCAAGTCCAGAAGATCCTGTCAGAATACTCAGAAATTATTTTGGGAAGGATGGGACTACCCCATCTGGAAGAAAACAAGATTGCCGTCATAACCCTGATTGTTCAATCCACAACGGATGAACTGGGAGGATTGACGGGGAAGCTGGGTAGAATTGCAGGAGTATCGGTTAAATCGGGTCTAACGAAAAGACCTCAGACCTGA
- a CDS encoding FKBP-type peptidyl-prolyl cis-trans isomerase — protein sequence MSEVQNSITADFVLRRQDGSLVDSSEHSGALNYIEGLGMMVPGIEKALKGLEEGSEFDVVLDPVDMYGLKDESNVMEVSAKDFHGSATELEVGTIIEAHTPEGNKLMTVQTIEGDKIILDANHPLAGEHMKFSGTLNSVRPASEEEIAALTKKGCGCGGHGEGEGCGCGGHGEGEGEGCGCGGHGEGQSEGCGCGNH from the coding sequence ATGAGTGAAGTTCAGAACAGTATTACTGCCGATTTCGTACTGAGAAGACAGGATGGTTCTCTGGTAGACAGCTCCGAACACAGTGGAGCTTTAAACTATATTGAAGGCCTGGGAATGATGGTTCCCGGTATTGAAAAGGCTCTAAAAGGTCTGGAAGAGGGCAGTGAATTTGATGTCGTCCTCGATCCGGTCGATATGTATGGTCTAAAAGATGAGTCAAATGTTATGGAAGTTTCAGCCAAGGATTTTCATGGTTCTGCTACAGAACTGGAAGTCGGTACCATCATAGAAGCCCATACTCCTGAGGGAAACAAGCTGATGACAGTGCAGACCATCGAGGGAGACAAGATCATCCTGGATGCGAATCATCCCCTGGCTGGTGAACATATGAAATTCAGCGGGACTCTCAATAGTGTCCGTCCGGCAAGTGAAGAAGAGATCGCAGCACTGACAAAGAAAGGCTGTGGCTGTGGAGGCCATGGCGAGGGTGAAGGCTGCGGTTGTGGAGGCCATGGTGAGGGTGAAGGTGAAGGCTGTGGCTGCGGAGGTCATGGTGAGGGACAAAGTGAAGGCTGCGGCTGCGGAAATCATTAA
- a CDS encoding pentapeptide repeat-containing protein, protein MILGEQPDFLGNERQLKMLQRALEEENILIWNKFNASNGPQFKANLKGINLSGLELKEINLTRANLTGANLTNTDLRFAKLEHAQLSGADLTGADLRGAILNDADLSRATLKKTNLSKARLGRVNLTESDLTGADMTDASLTGAKVKPEGLAKTIISNTKMPGKIKIVSKTDDTNAPPWMKAKEEEQQRKQLRLKQEKAKEEEEKKKRLRRLGIKQSLSSWDDDDD, encoded by the coding sequence ATGATACTTGGTGAACAACCTGATTTTCTAGGCAATGAACGTCAGCTAAAAATGCTCCAGAGAGCTCTTGAAGAAGAGAATATTCTTATTTGGAATAAATTCAATGCCAGCAATGGACCTCAATTTAAGGCCAACCTGAAGGGCATCAACCTGTCCGGCCTGGAACTGAAGGAAATAAATCTAACACGGGCTAATCTGACAGGGGCAAATCTGACAAATACAGACCTGAGGTTTGCCAAGCTTGAACACGCACAATTGTCCGGAGCCGATCTTACAGGAGCCGACTTAAGGGGTGCCATCCTGAATGACGCCGACCTCAGCCGGGCCACCTTGAAAAAGACAAACCTGAGCAAGGCAAGACTGGGACGGGTAAATCTGACAGAGAGTGATCTGACTGGTGCAGATATGACCGATGCATCTCTAACGGGAGCCAAGGTCAAGCCCGAAGGACTGGCAAAAACAATAATTAGTAACACAAAGATGCCCGGTAAAATTAAAATTGTGTCAAAAACAGATGACACCAATGCTCCCCCCTGGATGAAAGCCAAGGAGGAAGAGCAGCAGAGGAAACAGCTTCGCCTCAAACAAGAAAAGGCCAAGGAAGAAGAAGAGAAGAAAAAACGCCTTCGCCGCTTAGGCATCAAACAGAGTTTGAGCAGTTGGGATGACGACGACGATTAA
- a CDS encoding ZIP family metal transporter: MIEWISGFQPVQQALIGTLFTYAVTALGAAMVFFFKNISKKVLDGMLGFAAGVMIAASFWSLLAPSIDMAEQMGMIPWVPPVIGFLVGGAFLRLVDKLLPHLHLNAPMSEVEGVKTSWHKSILLTLAITLHNIPEGLAVGVAFGAVAAGIPSASLAGAVALALGIGIQNFPEGAAVSIPLRREGLSRTKSFMYGQASGIVEPIAGVLGALLVLVMQPVLPYALAFAAGAMIFVVVEEAIPESQSSGNTDIATLGAMVGFAVMMTLDVALG; this comes from the coding sequence ATGATTGAATGGATTTCCGGATTTCAACCGGTTCAACAAGCCTTAATAGGAACTCTGTTTACATATGCGGTAACAGCCTTGGGGGCTGCCATGGTGTTCTTTTTTAAGAATATCAGTAAAAAAGTACTTGATGGGATGCTCGGGTTTGCTGCGGGTGTGATGATTGCCGCCAGCTTCTGGTCACTCCTTGCTCCCTCCATAGATATGGCAGAGCAGATGGGTATGATCCCCTGGGTTCCTCCTGTGATCGGTTTTCTTGTGGGTGGAGCCTTTTTGAGACTGGTAGATAAGCTTCTGCCTCACCTTCACCTCAATGCCCCCATGTCGGAAGTCGAAGGTGTTAAAACCAGCTGGCATAAGAGTATTCTGTTGACCCTTGCTATTACTCTGCACAATATTCCTGAGGGTCTGGCGGTCGGTGTTGCTTTTGGTGCTGTGGCCGCGGGTATTCCCTCTGCTTCACTTGCCGGAGCTGTGGCTCTTGCCCTTGGAATTGGTATTCAGAATTTTCCAGAAGGTGCTGCGGTTTCCATTCCCCTCAGACGGGAGGGACTCTCCAGGACTAAATCGTTTATGTATGGACAGGCCTCTGGTATTGTAGAGCCCATTGCCGGTGTTTTAGGAGCCTTGCTTGTTCTCGTAATGCAGCCTGTTCTGCCCTATGCCTTGGCTTTTGCTGCGGGTGCTATGATTTTTGTAGTTGTTGAAGAGGCTATTCCAGAGTCCCAGAGTTCAGGCAATACAGATATTGCCACCCTGGGTGCCATGGTTGGCTTTGCCGTCATGATGACACTGGATGTCGCTCTGGGTTAA